AATTTATTAATAATTATAATAAGAATAGACATAAATAGTATAATAAATTATATTAAATAAATAAGATTAGAACTATCTAAAGGAAGAAAAAACATTGAATTTTATAAAAGTGAATATTGGAAGATTTGAGATTAGGTTCTAGTGGGATTTAATCAATTAACAGGTAAGTTATGAATATGATATAAAGATTGATAAATAATAGTAAAAATATAACAAGTATGAAGACAGCTTTTATTAATTTATATAAAAGCTGTCTTCTATTTTAAATATTAGACTAAAAGAATTGTATGTTGCTTGTAATATGAAATAGTTAATTTTAAATTTGTTAAAAGATATATAAAACAAATTGAATAGACAGAACAAAAGCTACAAATACAATGATGCAGGCATAAGGACTCAAAAGGTAGTAAATGGAGTTACCACTAATTATCATCTTGAAGGTGACAAGGTAACCTATGAGAGCAATGGTACAGACAAAATCTACTATACCTATGACAGTGAAGGCGATCTTATAAGTATGAACCTAAATGGAACAGAGTACTACTATATAAGAAATGCCCAAGGAGATATCATAGGACTGTTTGATAAAGCAGGAACTCAGGTAGTAGCTTGTGTTTATGATACTTGGGGAAAACTAGCATCTATGACAGGAACTCTCGCTTCAACTGTAGGAGCTAAGAATCCATACAGGTATAGGGGCTATAGGTATGATGGTGAGACAGGATTGTACTATTTACAGACCCGTTACTACAACGCTGAATGGGGAAGATTTATAAATGCGGATAGTTATATAGGAACTCCCGGAGAATTGTTATCATGCAATATGTTTGCATATTGTAGTAATAATCCTGTAAATAGAGATGATCCAAATGGAGAGTTTTGGGGATTATTAGCAGCGGCTTTTGTTATTTCACCGTTAGCTGCTGTGGCAGTAACAGTAATATTAGCAGTAGCAGTAGCTCTAATAGTTGTAGCTGTGGTATCTGTGGCTGTAGCAACTTATAGAAATAGTCATATTTCTTATTCGGATAGTAGTAGTTCATCTTCTTCTAAAAGCTCTGGATCATCTAAAGGAAGAAGTAGTTCGTCAACAAAATCCAATAATGTAAAGCCAGGACCGTATTCTCATTTGGAGAATCCAAAGGGAGTTTCTAGTGGAAAAGATTTTACACCAACTCAAAAGAAGAAAGTAATTGAAGAAAATAAAAAAAGAAATGGAGGAAAAGTTAAATCAGATGATAGTTCGGATTTTTATCCTAATCTTGTAAAACCTGAAAAAAGCAAAAAAGGTGTAACACCTCCAGCAAATGAGTGGCAAATTGATCATATAATACCTAAATCTAAAGGTGGTACAAATGGTTATGATAATGCTAGAGTAATCTCACGTCATTTGAATAGATTGAAATGGGATAAATAAAGAGGAGTGAAAAATGTGAATAGTAATTTTTATAAGATTCCATGTAAAAAAGAACAACTTTGGCAAGGATGTATATTGGCATCTATTGCTCATGCTATAATGGTTGCACATTATCCAGAAATGTCAAATGAACATTCATGGGATGGAATGAATTATAGTACTCAGGATAGTTCTGGAACTAGAGGAACTATAACTTTTAGTGATAAATATTATGTGGGTGCTTTTAGAAATGATAATAGTGAGAGATTAAATAATAAAGATGGAGTATTAAAATATATTCAATATTTTAATGGGGTTCCACAAGATATTATAAAATTATCAGAAGAAGAAGCATTACAATATCTGCTTGAAGATATTAATGGAAAAACTATTCCTGTTATAACAACAGCATTTTGGGGGGATGAAAATGATGGCTTTTCAAATGATAAAATTAATGATTTTAAAGAAAATGGGGGGTTTTTATTAGAAGTACAAATGATGGAAATAGATAAAGCCATTAATGAATGGAAAGAATATTACGAGATGACACAGAAGCAGGTTGATTTATTAATAAGTATATATAAGAGAAAAGAAAATTCTCCTAATGAAATAATAACTTTATCTGAGAAAGAAATAGATAAAATAGGTACAGAGGATAAAGAAGGATTATATGAAAGCAAAATTTCTTTTGAAGAAATAGGGATACAATGGGAAAATTAATGTAAAATATATTAACAATCTTTTTGTAAGGAATATAAGTTTATGAATGAATTATTAAGTAAACTTTTTAGAATTAAATTTACAGTGATAAAGTATAATATATTGATACAGGAATTTGTTGTAATAAGTTAAAATTAAAAGAATAACTTAAGAGGATTGTAAATATAGTTAAAGAAAAATTTCAATGTAAAACAAAGTTAAAGTTAGAGAAGGACAGTAGAGAAAGTGTTCTTCTCTTTTCTTTTGAGAGCAATGGCACAGACAAAATCTACTACACCTATGACAGTGAAGGCGATCTTATAAGTATGAACCTAAATGGAACAGAGTACTACTATATAAGAAATGCCCAAGGAGATATGGACTGTTTGATAAGGCAGGAACTCAGGTAGTAGCTTATACTTACGATACTTGGGGAAAACTAATATCCACCACAGGAACTCTGGCTTCAACTGTAGGGGCTAAGAATCCATACAGGTATAGGGGCTATAGGTATGATGGTGAGACAGGGTTGTACTACTTAAATGCAAGGTATTATAATGCTGAGTGGGGCAGGTTTATTAATGCTGATGCTTATGGTGGAAATGTAGGAGATTTGCTATCTCATAATATGTTTGCTTATTGCATGAATAATCCAGTTAATATGTCTGATCCTAGTGGTAATTGGCCTAGCTTTAGTGGTAATTGGCCTAGCTTTAGTGGTAATTGGCCTAGCTTTAGTGGTATAATCAAAGCAGCAAAAAGTGTTGTTAAAAATATTGTTAAGACAGTTGTTACCGTAGTTGTCAAAGCATCAACTGCTGTTGTTAAGAGTGTTAAATCCACTGTTTCAAGAATAATGAATAATCCATATTTGAAGGGAAGTACATCTGGAGGAATAGATAAAGCTGGAGAACATGCAGCAAAAAAATATATATCTAAAACTACTAGGGGATTTGTGTCCACTGGAAAGCTGACTATCCAGAAATATGTAACTACACCAGGTGCTGCCGCCAGAGCGGCAAAATTTACTGCAAAAAAGGTTGGGGTAGGAAGTGTAATATTTACTGGTATTGATATGTATGAAAGTGCAAGTGATAAAAAATATGTTGGTGCTGGTATTAATTTTCTTGCTGGAGCCATTGGAGTTGGTGCAGGGATGATATTAGGTGCAGTAGGAGGAATTGCTATATCTTTTGGATTACCAGTACTTGCAGTTGGAGCAGGAGTATTTGTAGCTGGAGTAGTAGTAGGTGTATTTATAGATAAGGGAGCAAATGCAATAACGGATTGGTATTACAGGAGGAAAGAAAAAAATGGATCATAAAAAACTTTTACAAAGGTTATCTTTTGCAGGAGTATTTGTAGGATTTACAATTAGCGGTTTTTTATATAAATATTTAGGTATTAGTGAACATAAATCAAGTCTTATAGTTATTGCTATATGTATAGTGATTTTTTTAAGTATTATAATGTATCTTATATACAAAAAGCATTATTTAGGAGCTTTAATTCTATTTCTTCCTATGTTGCCTGTTTTTATAGGAATAGTAGGTACATATATAGGAAATATGTACATGATAATAGGTGGTTTAGTAGGATTCTTTATTGTAGGAATTGCAATAATAAAAATAGCATCTAAATATATACCAAAGTAAGAAATAAATATAGAGGAAACATATAAGAACTTAAAATATTAGCAATAAGGTCAGCAAGTATTAGAACAATACTTGCTGACCTTTACTTTAATAATGTGTAACTATAGATATCCAAGTTCAATACTAAATTGTTTATAGTAACTTTTGGCATTAACAAGAGGTTTCATAACAGAATGCATTTTATCTGAATTACAATCGAGAAATAGTTTTTCGAGCTTTACACTGAAAGCATGTATCTTTAAGGCATTCCCATACATTTTCTTGTGGGTTTAGCATAGGGGAATATGTTGGTAAATTAATCAGAAACAATTCTTTATTATGTAACTGTGCGAATTCTTCGATATTTTTTGCTTTGTGGATTCTGTAATTGTCCCATATTAAACTATAGTATATACACGATGCAGGAGGAAATATAAGAAGCAAAGTAGAATATGCAGATACTACAAGAACTCAGGCAGTAGCCTATACTTACGATACTTGGGGTAAGCTCATATCAACCACAGGAACTCTAGCTTCAACTGTAGGCGCTAAGAATCCATACAGGTATAGGGGCTATAGGTATGATGGTGAGACAGGGTTGTACTACTTAAATGCAAGATATTATAATGCTGAATGGGGAAGGTTTATAAATGCGGATGCCTATGGTGGAAATGTAGGGAATTTGCTATCTCATAATGTATTTGCTTACTGCATGAATAATCAAGTTAATATGTCTGATCCTAGTGGTAATTGGCCTACATGGAACGATATAAAAAGTGGATTGTCTAAAATTAAAAGAGGAGTGTCTAATGCATTGTCTAAAGTCACTGCGTGGGTAGCAGATAAAGCAGAAGCAGTTTTATCTCTTAAGCCCCGAAATAATCTTGGACAATTGCCTATACATTTAATATAATGTAGAAAGTGATTGGAGGAAAGTTATGAAAGGCAAAAGTTATACAAAAGAATTAAAAGAAGAAATATTGAGAGAAGTAAAGGATGTAGGAAATGTTTCTTTAGTATCAAGAAGACATGGTATATCAAAATCAACCATATTTACTTGGATAAAGAAATCTGAGAATAAGGATGAGATTAAGGTTAAGCCAGGAAGAAAGGCTTTAGTTGAGGGACAAAAAGAGTTTGAAAGTGAAATTACAGAAGTAACAAAAGAGAATGATCATCTTAAAAAGATTTTAGGTGAAAAAGATTTAGAAATAGCTATCCTTAAAGATTTAATAAAAAAAGCAAACCCTCAATTAAAGATAAAGTAGCAATAGCTAAAAAATATATACATCAAGGATATAACGCAGTTTTTGTGCTTAAAACAGTTAGGCTTCTTAGATCAACATATTACTATAATTTAAGTGTTGAAGGCAAACAAAAATCAAAACCTAAAGGCGGTAAGCCTAGAGGATACAGCCTAAATAAAAAGAATCAAAAGGTATGTGATGACCTTATTAAAGAGTTTATTATTGAGTCAATTGATGGTGATGCCATTAATTATGGTTATAGAAAAATAACTTATCATCTGCGAAAATATTATAATCTTATAATTAATCCTAAGAAGGTTTACAGGCTTTGCAAGGAGCTTGGCATACTTAAAGATCAAAGAGTTATCAAACCTAAAGTGAAAAAAACTATTGCAGCTAACAGAATTATAACAGGTTCCAATCAGCTTTGGGAAATGGATATAAAGTATGGTTATATTCATGGTCAAGATAAATTCTTCTACTTGTTAAACCTAATTGATATTTTTGATAGAAGTATTATTGATTATCACATGGGATTTCACTGTGAAGCTAAAGATGCGTCAGCATTATTAAGAAAATGTTTAATAAGAAGAAATCTATTTGAGGAAGGAGTTAACAAGCCTGTAATAAGAACAGATAACGGACCACAGTTTGTAAGTTATAAATTTAGTGAATGCTGTGAGGAAATCAAGGTAGAACACGAGAGAATACCAGTAAAAACACCAAATAAAAATGCTCATATAGAATCATTTCACCGAATACTTGAGGATGAATGTTTTAAAAATAATGAATTTGAAACTTATGCACAAGCCTATGAGGCAGTAAACGATTTTATGGTTCGATATAATGACAGAAGAATACATTCAAGCTTAGGTTTTATGTCACCAAATGAATTTTATACCCTTCATTTTAGAGAAAATCTAACTGGTATTGAAATAAGGGTCTAATTCTAAGAAAATCAAAGAATTTATTATGTTTTGTCCAAAATGAAGGGGTTAATCCGGCCGTCAAACTAAGATAAACTTTAAATAATTATATGAGTTGTATAAGGAGGTTTCTATGAGAGGTATTTCTTTTAAAATATCTAATGAATATAATGACTATCTATATAAATTATTTATGGATATTAACTTAGATAGTTTTGTTTGGGATATATGTGATAGTGAGATTTTATATGAAGATGATACAAAAGAATTTAACAATAGAATCATCAGTGGGCAGAAATTTCTTAATAATATTAATAAAGAGAAATATTATATTGTATATGCTGATATTAAAGCTTTTAAATGTAAATCCCAAATAAGAAATATTGATAATTATGAGGATTTTTTAAATAGCTCTTGTGAAATTGTATTATTTATCGTGGATTCAATTTACTGTGAAGTATACTGTAAAGATATAAGTATAATAAATGTTATGATGAAAAATTGTAAACTTTTTTCATTCAAGGATATAAATATATTAACAAAAGAAAATGATAGTAGAAAATATTTCAATATTTTCTAAGCCATACGAAGTAACCAGAGAAGATAATGCTGTACTAAATAAAACTATAGTATATACCTATAATGCAGGAGGAAATATAAGAAGCAAAGTAGAATATGCATATACTGCAGGAACTCTAGGAGCGGCTACAAAGACAGTAAACTACGGCTATGGAGATTCCAACTGGAAGGATAAATTAACCAGCTATAATGGTAAAAACATAAGCTATGATGCCATAGGAAATCCACTTAACGATGGAACCTACAGCTATACCTGGGAAGAGGGAAGACAGGTAAAGACCATATCAGGTAATGGAAAGAGCATAAGATATCAATGAATCTTACTTAGTGGAAATCTTTACTTCCACTAAGTTTTAGATGAATTATCTAGGGACGTGTGAATGTTAGCTCCACCCAGAAAAGGTGGAGGTTACAGACACTAGTCATCAGGAAAGTACAATGATGCAGGCATAAGGACTCAAAAGGTAGTAAATGGAGTTACAACAAATTACCATCTTGAAGGTGACAAGGTAACCTATGAGAGCAATGGTACAGACAAAATCTACTATACCTATGACAGTGAAGGCGATCTTATAAGTATGAACCTAAATGGAACAGAGTACTACTATATAAGAAATGCCCAAGGAGATATCATAGGACTGTTTGATAAAGCAGGAACTCAGGTAGTAGCTTATACTTATGATACTTGGGGAAAACTAATATCCACCACAGGAACTCTGGCTTCAACTGTAGGAGCTAAAAATCCATACAGGTATAGGGGTTATAGGTATGATGGTGAGACAGGGTTGTACTACTTACAGACCCGTTATTATAACGCTGAATTGGGAAGATTTATAAATGCTGATAGTTATATAGGAACTCCTGGAGAATTGTTGTCATGCAATATGTTTGCATATTGTGGTAACAATCCTGTAAATAGAGATGATCCAAATGGAGAGTTTTGGGGATTATTAGCAGCGGCTTTTGTTATTTCACCCTTAGCTGCTGTGGCAGTAACAGTAATATTAGCAGTAGCAGTAGACCTAATAGTTGTAGCAGTGGTGTCTGTGGCTGTAGCAACTTATAGAAATAGTCATATTTCGTATTCGGATAGTAGTAGTTCATCTTCTTCTAGTAGAGGGAATAAAACTATTAAATCTAATTCCAACACTGCTAACTCTGTATCTCAACAAAAAGGTGTACAAAATAAATCAAAGCCTACAGGTGGTAAAAGATCTAAAAATAAGCTTAAACCAGATTCGAGAGCAGAGGGGCCTCATACAACATTTAAAAGAAGTCCTGATACTGGGAAAGTAACTAATTATGAAACATGGAAACCTAACCCTAAAAATCCTACAACAGGTTTTGAGAGTGAGAAACGTTATGATGGTATAGGTGAACCGCATTTTAATAAAGTAACTAAAGAAAGAATGTTACCACATGTTCATGATAAAACGGCACCTGGAGATATAAGAAAACCAATACCATGGGAAATACCTAAATAACATTTATAAAAAATAGAAAAATAACTTTTAAATTCTATAAATGAGTAAAAAGCATAATATAATTTTACAAATGGAGATGGTTGTAATGAACATACTTAAATGGATAGAAAATTGGTATGCAGAAAATTGTGATGGTGATTGGGAACATTCTTATGGAGTTAATATCTCTAATCTTGATAACCCAGGATGGATGGTAAATATAGATTTAACTAATACTAAATTAGAAAATTTAGAGTTTGATACTATTGATATATCTAGAAGTGATACTGATTGGGTATATTGTAATGTCATTGATGAAGTTTTTCAAGGAAATGGAGGAGTGAACAATTTAGGGGAAATATTGAATATATTTAGAGAATGGGTAAATTTAAATACTAAAACTGATAAAAAATAATTAATTATTAATAATAATAAGTTCTATATTTAAGTAAAAGTCAGCAGGTACTGGACCAATACTTGCTGACTTTTACTTTAGTAATTTGTAACTAAATAAAGTAAAAGAAGATAATACTGTACATAATAAATCCTAAATTTTATCTTAGGAGGTAATATAATGT
This genomic window from Clostridium pasteurianum DSM 525 = ATCC 6013 contains:
- a CDS encoding RHS repeat-associated core domain-containing protein, whose protein sequence is MNRQNKSYKYNDAGIRTQKVVNGVTTNYHLEGDKVTYESNGTDKIYYTYDSEGDLISMNLNGTEYYYIRNAQGDIIGLFDKAGTQVVACVYDTWGKLASMTGTLASTVGAKNPYRYRGYRYDGETGLYYLQTRYYNAEWGRFINADSYIGTPGELLSCNMFAYCSNNPVNRDDPNGEFWGLLAAAFVISPLAAVAVTVILAVAVALIVVAVVSVAVATYRNSHISYSDSSSSSSSKSSGSSKGRSSSSTKSNNVKPGPYSHLENPKGVSSGKDFTPTQKKKVIEENKKRNGGKVKSDDSSDFYPNLVKPEKSKKGVTPPANEWQIDHIIPKSKGGTNGYDNARVISRHLNRLKWDK
- a CDS encoding RHS repeat-associated core domain-containing protein, with protein sequence MASTVGAKNPYRYRGYRYDGETGLYYLNARYYNAEWGRFINADAYGGNVGDLLSHNMFAYCMNNPVNMSDPSGNWPSFSGNWPSFSGNWPSFSGIIKAAKSVVKNIVKTVVTVVVKASTAVVKSVKSTVSRIMNNPYLKGSTSGGIDKAGEHAAKKYISKTTRGFVSTGKLTIQKYVTTPGAAARAAKFTAKKVGVGSVIFTGIDMYESASDKKYVGAGINFLAGAIGVGAGMILGAVGGIAISFGLPVLAVGAGVFVAGVVVGVFIDKGANAITDWYYRRKEKNGS
- a CDS encoding transposase → MLLIFPPASCIYYSLIWDNYRIHKAKNIEEFAQLHNKELFLINLPTYSPMLNPQENVWECLKDTCFQCKARKTISRL
- a CDS encoding RHS repeat-associated core domain-containing protein, coding for MRSKVEYADTTRTQAVAYTYDTWGKLISTTGTLASTVGAKNPYRYRGYRYDGETGLYYLNARYYNAEWGRFINADAYGGNVGNLLSHNVFAYCMNNQVNMSDPSGNWPTWNDIKSGLSKIKRGVSNALSKVTAWVADKAEAVLSLKPRNNLGQLPIHLI
- a CDS encoding transposase, whose amino-acid sequence is MKGKSYTKELKEEILREVKDVGNVSLVSRRHGISKSTIFTWIKKSENKDEIKVKPGRKALVEGQKEFESEITEVTKENDHLKKILGEKDLEIAILKDLIKKANPQLKIK
- a CDS encoding IS3 family transposase — its product is MLKTVRLLRSTYYYNLSVEGKQKSKPKGGKPRGYSLNKKNQKVCDDLIKEFIIESIDGDAINYGYRKITYHLRKYYNLIINPKKVYRLCKELGILKDQRVIKPKVKKTIAANRIITGSNQLWEMDIKYGYIHGQDKFFYLLNLIDIFDRSIIDYHMGFHCEAKDASALLRKCLIRRNLFEEGVNKPVIRTDNGPQFVSYKFSECCEEIKVEHERIPVKTPNKNAHIESFHRILEDECFKNNEFETYAQAYEAVNDFMVRYNDRRIHSSLGFMSPNEFYTLHFRENLTGIEIRV
- a CDS encoding DUF2691 family protein, which encodes MRGISFKISNEYNDYLYKLFMDINLDSFVWDICDSEILYEDDTKEFNNRIISGQKFLNNINKEKYYIVYADIKAFKCKSQIRNIDNYEDFLNSSCEIVLFIVDSIYCEVYCKDISIINVMMKNCKLFSFKDINILTKENDSRKYFNIF
- a CDS encoding RHS repeat-associated core domain-containing protein — encoded protein: MNLNGTEYYYIRNAQGDIIGLFDKAGTQVVAYTYDTWGKLISTTGTLASTVGAKNPYRYRGYRYDGETGLYYLQTRYYNAELGRFINADSYIGTPGELLSCNMFAYCGNNPVNRDDPNGEFWGLLAAAFVISPLAAVAVTVILAVAVDLIVVAVVSVAVATYRNSHISYSDSSSSSSSSRGNKTIKSNSNTANSVSQQKGVQNKSKPTGGKRSKNKLKPDSRAEGPHTTFKRSPDTGKVTNYETWKPNPKNPTTGFESEKRYDGIGEPHFNKVTKERMLPHVHDKTAPGDIRKPIPWEIPK
- a CDS encoding immunity 53 family protein; protein product: MSKKHNIILQMEMVVMNILKWIENWYAENCDGDWEHSYGVNISNLDNPGWMVNIDLTNTKLENLEFDTIDISRSDTDWVYCNVIDEVFQGNGGVNNLGEILNIFREWVNLNTKTDKK